A window of the Egibacter rhizosphaerae genome harbors these coding sequences:
- the recC gene encoding exodeoxyribonuclease V subunit gamma, whose product MRDHRLEVLVESLAARLRDEPLGDPMVLEPVAVPSRGSERWLSQRLAERGGRAGLHDGIADGICAGLEFPFPGGLVEHVVEATIGTGAAHSAWRPQRLTWPVLEVLDDLAADRGPSRDSRLAPLGEHLTDGGEPALARRLPLARRIADTFDRYALLRPRMVAAWEAGHDVGPGADLGHAWAGGSPAPRERLDPRWAWQPWLWRHLCERLGTASAASRLEHAITALRAGEVDPAGLPPRVSVFGVTALPPAHLRLLSALGEVVDTTVYLLVASPALWPAAPPTNIDDAMPGELAVAEPDHPLLSSLGGVGLGMGWACASIPSEVRDATRAAGDVDDRGTLLERVQRDLAADRRPDETPSCARDTTVQIHGCYGPARQVEVLREVLTGLLADHPGGENVRALEPRDVLVMTPDLDTYAPLIAAVFDDTSDDTVAGAPPLPARIADRRLDAANEVAVVLLGLLDLPDARVSASAVLDLLAAAAIRRRFDLEDRDLDALDAWVRATGIRWGIDAEYRASHGWVQDAAHTWEAGLDRLRLGVAMPDVADRVVGEAVPYDDLEGDDVERFGRVSRALQTVFAHTRGLREPRSVAQWRDALLDALDAVASVGRDDAWQREQVREVLEGLVDDSRPDPTRRDGSGAEPPPSPVLLTLTEIRGELAARLGRHPAAAAYATGAITVCEPAPLRAVPHRVVCLLGVDDEVFPRASSPLGFDLVASAPQPADRDARREDRQLLLDAIMAAREHLVVTYTSHDPRTNEPSPPCAPVAELLETVACTTGLPARDAGQLVVHHPLHPFDPAYFREGPDDEAGAVPGLRSFDPQRLAAARAYTEGRRPAGAFLSGGLAGDEPGDEPVTVDLVVLDRFLRNPLRQVLRDRLGLAIALREGVMDDRDPFELAGLERWSALEEQLERWRGGADLERWREAALRRGAVPAGTPGGYVLDDVGGDLRALLRGLSAEDVTDPADWAAEPVEVDLALDVDGVAHRLVGTIDERVGERLVTVQASRLDARASLRAWPRLLAAGVTAGVCEAVVVGRSSQGRGQASSVRLTLPDEAPASYARDRLVELLRLLRRGQGEPLPVMPKTGAAYVDRLGREGEAAALKAARTAWDGSRDDGERTDDAVALALGDDVPLDALIDQAWITAARTIWDPLLDRGGKP is encoded by the coding sequence GTGCGTGATCACCGCCTCGAGGTCCTCGTCGAGTCGCTCGCCGCCCGGCTGCGCGACGAGCCCCTGGGTGATCCGATGGTGCTCGAACCGGTGGCGGTCCCGAGCCGGGGGTCGGAGCGCTGGCTGTCCCAGCGACTCGCCGAGCGGGGGGGTCGTGCCGGGCTCCACGACGGGATCGCGGACGGGATCTGCGCCGGGCTCGAGTTCCCGTTCCCCGGCGGGCTCGTCGAGCACGTCGTCGAAGCCACGATCGGGACCGGGGCCGCACACTCGGCATGGCGGCCCCAACGCCTGACGTGGCCCGTGCTCGAGGTGCTCGACGACCTCGCGGCCGACCGAGGGCCGTCCCGGGATTCGCGCCTCGCCCCGCTGGGCGAGCACCTGACCGACGGGGGGGAGCCCGCGCTCGCCCGGCGGCTGCCCCTCGCTCGACGGATCGCCGACACCTTCGACCGCTACGCGCTGCTGCGCCCGCGCATGGTCGCCGCCTGGGAGGCCGGACACGACGTCGGTCCCGGAGCGGACCTGGGCCACGCGTGGGCGGGTGGCTCGCCCGCGCCGCGCGAACGGCTGGATCCACGCTGGGCTTGGCAGCCGTGGCTCTGGCGCCACCTCTGCGAGCGACTCGGCACGGCGAGCGCGGCGTCCCGGCTCGAGCACGCCATCACGGCCCTGCGCGCCGGCGAGGTCGACCCCGCCGGGCTGCCTCCCCGCGTCAGCGTCTTCGGGGTGACTGCCCTGCCCCCCGCGCACCTGCGGCTGCTGTCGGCGCTGGGCGAGGTGGTCGACACGACCGTCTACCTGCTCGTCGCCTCGCCGGCGCTCTGGCCCGCGGCGCCTCCGACGAACATCGACGATGCCATGCCCGGCGAGCTCGCCGTCGCCGAGCCCGACCACCCGTTGCTGTCGTCGTTGGGCGGGGTCGGCCTCGGCATGGGGTGGGCGTGCGCCTCGATCCCCTCCGAGGTGCGCGATGCGACCCGCGCGGCCGGGGACGTCGACGACCGGGGGACGCTGCTCGAGCGGGTGCAGCGTGACCTCGCCGCGGACCGCCGCCCGGACGAGACGCCGTCGTGCGCGCGCGACACCACCGTGCAGATTCACGGCTGTTACGGCCCCGCACGGCAGGTCGAGGTGCTGCGGGAGGTCCTGACCGGCCTGCTCGCCGATCATCCGGGGGGTGAGAACGTGCGGGCCCTCGAGCCCCGGGACGTGCTCGTGATGACCCCCGACCTGGACACCTACGCACCGTTGATCGCGGCGGTGTTCGACGATACGTCGGACGACACCGTCGCCGGCGCCCCGCCGCTGCCGGCGCGTATCGCCGACCGGCGACTCGACGCCGCCAACGAGGTCGCCGTGGTGCTGCTCGGGCTGCTCGACCTGCCCGACGCACGCGTCAGTGCCTCCGCCGTGCTCGACCTGTTGGCCGCTGCCGCGATCCGCCGTCGGTTCGACCTCGAGGACCGGGACCTCGATGCACTCGACGCATGGGTCCGCGCGACGGGGATCCGCTGGGGCATCGACGCCGAGTACCGGGCCTCCCACGGGTGGGTTCAGGACGCGGCCCACACCTGGGAGGCCGGGCTCGATCGCTTGCGGCTCGGCGTGGCGATGCCCGACGTGGCCGACCGGGTCGTCGGCGAGGCCGTGCCGTACGACGATCTCGAGGGCGACGACGTCGAGCGGTTCGGTCGCGTGAGCAGGGCACTGCAAACCGTGTTCGCCCACACCCGAGGGTTGCGCGAGCCGCGGTCGGTCGCGCAGTGGCGGGACGCGCTCCTCGACGCGCTCGACGCCGTCGCCTCGGTCGGCCGTGACGATGCGTGGCAGCGCGAGCAGGTACGCGAGGTTCTCGAGGGGCTCGTCGACGACTCGCGGCCGGATCCCACCCGTCGCGACGGGTCCGGGGCCGAGCCCCCGCCGAGTCCCGTCCTCCTCACCCTGACCGAGATCCGCGGCGAGCTCGCCGCCAGGCTCGGACGCCACCCAGCGGCCGCCGCCTACGCGACCGGTGCGATCACCGTCTGCGAGCCGGCGCCGCTGCGTGCGGTCCCGCACCGCGTGGTGTGCTTGCTCGGCGTCGACGACGAGGTGTTCCCTCGCGCGTCCTCCCCGCTCGGCTTCGACCTCGTGGCGTCCGCACCCCAGCCGGCGGACCGTGACGCGCGCCGGGAGGACCGCCAGCTCCTGCTCGACGCGATCATGGCCGCGCGCGAGCACCTGGTGGTGACGTACACGAGCCACGACCCGCGCACGAACGAGCCGTCCCCACCGTGCGCCCCGGTCGCCGAGCTCCTCGAGACGGTCGCGTGCACGACCGGGCTTCCCGCCCGCGACGCCGGGCAGCTCGTGGTGCACCACCCGCTGCACCCGTTCGATCCCGCCTACTTTCGGGAGGGCCCGGACGACGAGGCCGGAGCCGTGCCCGGGCTCCGGAGCTTCGACCCCCAGCGGCTGGCGGCCGCCCGCGCCTACACCGAGGGACGGCGGCCGGCCGGTGCGTTCCTGTCCGGGGGGTTGGCCGGCGATGAGCCCGGCGATGAGCCGGTCACGGTCGACCTCGTGGTGCTCGATCGGTTCCTGCGCAACCCGTTGCGCCAAGTGCTGCGCGATCGCCTGGGTCTCGCCATCGCCTTGCGCGAGGGCGTGATGGACGACCGCGACCCCTTCGAACTCGCCGGGCTGGAACGCTGGAGCGCCCTCGAGGAGCAGCTCGAGCGCTGGCGCGGGGGAGCGGATCTCGAACGATGGCGGGAAGCCGCGCTGCGTCGGGGAGCGGTGCCGGCGGGCACGCCGGGCGGGTACGTCCTGGACGACGTCGGGGGCGACCTGCGTGCACTGCTCCGTGGGCTCTCGGCCGAGGACGTCACCGACCCCGCCGACTGGGCCGCCGAGCCGGTCGAGGTCGATCTGGCCCTGGACGTGGACGGGGTCGCTCACCGGCTGGTCGGCACGATCGACGAGCGCGTCGGGGAGCGTCTCGTCACCGTGCAGGCCTCGCGGCTCGACGCCCGAGCGTCCCTGCGGGCCTGGCCGCGCCTGCTCGCCGCCGGGGTGACTGCCGGTGTGTGCGAGGCGGTCGTCGTCGGACGCAGTTCCCAGGGGCGCGGCCAGGCGAGCAGCGTGCGCCTCACCCTGCCCGACGAGGCGCCGGCGTCCTACGCCCGCGACCGGCTGGTCGAGCTCCTGCGGCTGCTCCGTCGGGGCCAGGGCGAACCGCTCCCGGTGATGCCGAAAACCGGGGCGGCCTACGTGGACCGGCTCGGTCGGGAAGGCGAGGCCGCGGCGCTCAAGGCGGCGCGGACCGCCTGGGACGGCTCCCGTGACGACGGGGAGCGCACCGACGACGCCGTGGCGCTCGCGCTCGGCGACGACGTGCCGTTGGACGCCCTCATCGATCAGGCCTGGATCACGGCGGCGCGGACGATCTGGGACCCGCTCCTCGACCGTGGGGGCAAACCGTGA
- a CDS encoding ABC transporter substrate-binding protein: MRRTRFWQLLAVAVGALLLVSACGDDEVADTEPEEDEDAAADPEEDDSAEAGEDDADTGDRPFEGETLTVLNWQDFGSDTEYAIEGFEERTGATVEHVYHSSGEELRETLRTGGIGEIDVTNPNFSFLQQMVEEDMLQPLDADRIPNLEHVYDDFMDSEELYAGDELYGAPWIWGSTGLTYNTDHFDEEPTSWEVLWDEEWEGQVGFMDSPIEAIMLTALYLGEDPHDPDLGAVEEALIDMRPNVELYWSSFDDWNRAFTTESISVGNFWAGDAGRMMEEGEPVGYTIPEEGAVGWIDAWTVIADAPNPELAHEWIDWMISEEFLSEWAEDPEGGAPAPANELAAEGLSDAAQERIQDDAEDVDNLAIMSTLSQEEQQEYTDLLSQVKAGAE, translated from the coding sequence ATGAGACGAACGCGGTTCTGGCAGTTGCTCGCCGTGGCGGTGGGGGCGCTGCTGCTGGTCAGTGCCTGCGGGGACGACGAGGTTGCTGACACGGAACCAGAGGAGGACGAGGACGCAGCAGCCGACCCCGAGGAGGACGACAGCGCCGAGGCCGGGGAAGACGACGCGGACACGGGGGACCGGCCCTTCGAGGGTGAGACGCTCACGGTCTTGAACTGGCAGGACTTCGGTTCGGACACGGAGTACGCCATCGAAGGCTTCGAGGAGCGCACCGGGGCGACCGTCGAGCACGTCTACCACTCGAGTGGCGAGGAGTTGCGGGAGACCTTGCGGACGGGCGGGATCGGCGAGATCGACGTGACGAACCCGAACTTCAGCTTCCTCCAGCAGATGGTGGAGGAGGACATGCTCCAGCCGCTCGACGCCGACCGGATCCCCAACCTCGAGCACGTGTACGACGACTTCATGGACAGCGAGGAGCTGTACGCCGGCGACGAACTCTACGGCGCACCGTGGATCTGGGGCAGTACGGGGCTCACCTACAACACCGATCACTTCGATGAGGAGCCCACCTCCTGGGAGGTCCTCTGGGACGAGGAATGGGAGGGCCAGGTCGGTTTCATGGACAGCCCCATCGAAGCGATCATGCTCACCGCCCTCTACCTCGGTGAGGATCCGCATGATCCCGATCTCGGCGCGGTGGAGGAGGCCTTGATCGACATGCGGCCCAACGTCGAGCTCTACTGGTCGTCGTTCGACGACTGGAACCGTGCGTTCACGACGGAGTCGATCAGCGTCGGCAACTTCTGGGCCGGGGATGCGGGACGCATGATGGAGGAGGGCGAGCCCGTCGGGTACACGATTCCCGAGGAGGGCGCCGTCGGCTGGATTGACGCTTGGACCGTCATCGCCGACGCGCCGAACCCCGAGCTGGCTCACGAGTGGATCGATTGGATGATCAGCGAGGAGTTCCTCTCGGAGTGGGCCGAGGACCCGGAGGGCGGCGCCCCGGCACCCGCGAACGAGCTGGCTGCGGAGGGCCTCTCCGACGCAGCGCAGGAGCGCATTCAGGACGATGCCGAGGATGTGGACAACCTCGCGATCATGAGCACGCTGTCGCAGGAAGAGCAGCAGGAGTACACCGACTTGCTCTCCCAGGTGAAGGCCGGCGCGGAGTGA
- a CDS encoding ABC transporter permease has translation MSTSTRVDGQPVGTATDANAATGASRTPRPSVQDARARRGRRGWVAWLWFVLALVYAPVLLVMVLSFNASQYGTLPFEATTEWYAALARNTALVEATSRSIVLSASVAAAAAVLGTALALWMVRFARLGFTLFTALLTTAITIPWLILSVAMLLVANAVGLGRSLPMLFLGSLAVALPYVVLVVLSRLQGLGTELELAARSLGARPLRAFLVVTLPLISKAVLGGTLLAFVITFNNFPIHFFLAPFGFNTLPMEIYAYVRTGYDPDINALATVLIGVAVTLGIAVLLLTRRRARAPGATSGLQLWRDGAP, from the coding sequence ATGAGCACCTCGACTCGGGTGGACGGGCAACCGGTCGGCACGGCCACGGACGCGAACGCGGCGACGGGCGCCTCCCGTACCCCCCGCCCCTCGGTGCAGGATGCCCGCGCTCGCCGCGGCCGCCGAGGGTGGGTCGCCTGGCTCTGGTTCGTCCTCGCCCTCGTCTACGCCCCGGTGCTCCTCGTGATGGTGCTGTCGTTCAACGCCTCGCAGTACGGGACACTGCCATTCGAGGCCACCACGGAGTGGTACGCAGCGCTGGCTCGGAACACGGCGCTCGTCGAAGCCACCAGCCGCAGCATCGTCCTCTCCGCGAGCGTGGCGGCTGCGGCGGCCGTCTTGGGTACCGCCCTCGCGCTCTGGATGGTCCGGTTCGCTCGCCTGGGGTTCACGCTGTTCACCGCCCTACTGACCACGGCGATCACGATCCCGTGGCTCATTCTCTCGGTCGCGATGCTCCTCGTGGCCAACGCCGTGGGTCTCGGCCGCAGCCTGCCCATGCTCTTCCTCGGCAGTCTGGCGGTGGCGTTGCCCTATGTCGTACTCGTCGTCCTCTCGCGCTTGCAGGGGCTCGGGACCGAGCTCGAGCTCGCAGCACGCTCACTGGGAGCGCGGCCCCTCAGAGCCTTCCTGGTGGTCACCCTCCCGCTGATATCCAAAGCCGTCCTGGGCGGGACGCTGCTCGCGTTCGTGATCACGTTCAACAACTTCCCGATCCACTTCTTCCTCGCACCGTTCGGCTTCAACACGTTGCCCATGGAGATCTACGCGTACGTGCGCACGGGCTACGACCCCGACATCAACGCGCTCGCGACCGTACTCATCGGCGTCGCGGTGACGCTCGGGATCGCGGTGCTGCTGCTGACGCGTCGCCGTGCCCGTGCACCGGGAGCGACCTCTGGCCTGCAGCTGTGGCGTGACGGGGCGCCGTGA
- a CDS encoding UvrD-helicase domain-containing protein: MSALEDFDPRGPLPDGHTLLEASAGTGKTHTITTLVARLVAERGIELPRLLVVTFTRAAASELRERVRTRLAEVARTVTEADPGRALEDDAAAALIVGAGEDPTEVARRGKALRRASEQLDEATITTIHGFCQRMLTVSALETAVDLDAELLQDERPLQQEVADDLAARELRGADPGWYAYLRDVARIDHADREELVVAATAGVAPRLLPDPTAPAGTQEWSAACQAFADVWAAHRDRLAEELRALTGPDGLTSWRRSNGDDPCERTVERVDAWLDSTPGLPDSRDWMAECGIGWLLGRFRGDRERGWHPVLDAAIDLVEACHRSSSDWLARFAANARVEADRRKRERRALAFDDQLRRLADALSDPERSGAVVDAVRGRYDAALVDEFQDTDPLQWTIFARAFGDQRLVLIGDPKQAIYGFRGADLPTYLRARDQIPPDRRFSLPVNWRSDQRFLDAVNALFTPAGAFADPRLHAPPVRAVAHHRDDGLAWPDGGVRPGLRLRFVSTDAAAPDAGLTGKERPRITKGWAERHLPTDVASQIRGLLAEGPRLTRDGETRELAPGDIAVLVRTNRQATRVHERLLACGLPATLARAGSVFASTEATELLRLLEALREPGRESLARTAAATRLFGWRAADLLDPAHEEAWERWVGRLREWSRLWHERGVMTALRTVFADAEVWPRLLATSDGERATANLSHLAERLHAVEHAERLGPAALVGWLLATREEAREGETPATEDAELRLERDDAAVQVVTVHASKGLEYPVVLCPFLWDGRLLAERDKKVLRFHDPDDDARVLDVHTDQRGEPKRDNLELARRQRHEENLRLAYVALTRAAHHAVVWWGRFSEAEESPLAALLHRPAGTDSFEAGKAAGARDEADLRADLGSLADRSRREAAVDEGPIIGIEELAAPPDAPEPWTPPTMGEAGPLAVRPFARRLDRAWQRASFTRLARHIETPPEEARGELGRGDDEADQLELVDATAGLDHPAAGPEPDLPLADLPRGPAFGDAVHRILELTDFRAAPGVGDGLASVTGVGDGLASVTGVGDGLASVTDRIVARSSVLDASHRDRLVAGLGGVLATPLGADLGDARLSDIPRADRLDELAFELPLAGGDEPTGWVTLARLAEVLDAHPDGRDVAEVLRTGPHDRRVRGFLTGSVDLVARIPVAGRKRYLVVDYKTTWLGERADPANDVPAERSTVWHYRPEALHAAMRPHAYQLQAVLYLVAVHRHLRSRLGSAYDPDRDLAGVAYLFVRGMAGAAARRADGGSCGVWAWHPSGRLVEDCSQLLATGSEGA; the protein is encoded by the coding sequence GTGAGCGCGCTGGAGGACTTCGATCCCCGGGGCCCTTTGCCGGACGGACACACGCTGCTCGAGGCGAGTGCCGGCACGGGCAAGACCCACACGATCACCACGCTCGTGGCGCGACTGGTCGCCGAGCGCGGGATCGAGCTACCCCGTCTGCTCGTCGTCACGTTCACCCGAGCCGCGGCCTCGGAGCTGCGGGAACGGGTCCGGACTCGCCTTGCGGAGGTCGCCCGGACTGTCACGGAGGCCGATCCGGGCCGGGCTCTCGAAGACGATGCGGCGGCCGCGCTCATCGTCGGCGCTGGCGAGGACCCCACCGAGGTCGCCCGCCGCGGGAAGGCGTTGCGGCGAGCGAGCGAACAGCTCGACGAGGCGACGATCACGACCATCCACGGGTTCTGCCAGCGCATGCTCACCGTGAGCGCGCTCGAGACGGCGGTGGATCTCGACGCCGAGCTGCTGCAGGACGAACGGCCGCTGCAACAGGAGGTCGCCGACGACCTCGCGGCGCGCGAGCTGCGGGGCGCGGACCCCGGCTGGTACGCCTACCTGCGCGATGTCGCCAGGATCGACCATGCCGACCGGGAGGAGCTCGTGGTGGCCGCCACCGCGGGGGTGGCGCCGCGCCTGCTGCCCGATCCCACGGCACCGGCGGGAACGCAGGAGTGGTCGGCGGCGTGCCAGGCCTTCGCCGACGTCTGGGCGGCGCACCGCGATCGGCTGGCCGAGGAACTGCGGGCCCTCACGGGCCCCGACGGGCTGACGAGCTGGAGGCGCAGCAACGGCGACGACCCGTGCGAGCGGACCGTCGAGCGCGTCGACGCGTGGCTGGACTCGACGCCTGGACTGCCGGACAGCCGGGACTGGATGGCCGAGTGCGGGATCGGGTGGTTGCTCGGCCGATTCCGTGGCGACCGGGAACGGGGATGGCACCCGGTCCTCGATGCGGCGATCGACCTCGTCGAGGCCTGCCACCGTTCGTCCAGCGACTGGTTGGCCCGGTTCGCGGCGAACGCTCGCGTCGAAGCCGACCGCCGCAAGCGCGAGCGGCGGGCCCTGGCGTTCGACGACCAGCTGCGTCGCCTCGCCGACGCGCTCAGCGATCCGGAGCGCAGCGGCGCGGTCGTCGATGCCGTCCGTGGCCGCTACGACGCCGCGCTCGTCGACGAGTTCCAGGACACCGACCCGCTGCAGTGGACGATCTTCGCCCGGGCGTTCGGGGACCAGCGACTCGTCCTGATCGGGGACCCCAAGCAAGCGATCTACGGCTTCCGCGGGGCCGACCTCCCCACCTACCTGCGTGCGCGCGATCAGATCCCGCCCGACCGCCGGTTCAGCCTGCCGGTGAACTGGCGCAGCGACCAACGCTTCCTCGATGCGGTGAACGCGCTGTTCACGCCTGCCGGCGCGTTCGCGGATCCACGCTTGCACGCCCCCCCCGTACGGGCCGTTGCCCACCATCGCGACGACGGGCTCGCGTGGCCCGACGGCGGCGTCCGCCCAGGACTGCGTCTGCGGTTCGTGTCCACCGACGCGGCCGCCCCCGACGCCGGATTGACGGGCAAGGAGCGACCGCGGATCACGAAGGGCTGGGCGGAACGGCACCTGCCCACCGACGTCGCGTCCCAGATCCGGGGGTTACTGGCCGAGGGTCCGCGGCTCACGCGGGACGGGGAGACCCGCGAGCTCGCGCCGGGCGACATCGCCGTGCTCGTGCGCACCAACCGTCAGGCCACGCGGGTCCACGAGCGGCTGCTCGCCTGTGGGCTGCCCGCCACGCTCGCCCGCGCCGGCAGCGTGTTCGCCTCGACCGAGGCCACCGAGCTCCTGCGGTTGCTGGAGGCGCTCCGGGAGCCCGGCCGCGAATCGCTCGCCCGCACGGCAGCCGCCACCCGGCTGTTCGGTTGGCGGGCCGCCGACCTGCTCGACCCGGCCCACGAGGAGGCGTGGGAGCGCTGGGTCGGGCGTCTGCGCGAATGGAGTCGGCTGTGGCACGAACGGGGGGTCATGACGGCCCTGCGCACCGTCTTCGCGGACGCCGAGGTGTGGCCGCGCCTGCTCGCCACGTCCGACGGTGAGCGCGCGACCGCGAACCTCTCGCACCTCGCCGAGCGGCTGCACGCGGTGGAGCACGCGGAACGTCTCGGGCCCGCCGCGTTGGTCGGTTGGTTGCTGGCGACCCGCGAGGAGGCGCGCGAGGGCGAGACCCCGGCCACCGAGGACGCGGAACTGCGTCTCGAGCGTGACGACGCCGCGGTGCAGGTCGTGACCGTCCACGCGAGCAAGGGGCTCGAGTACCCCGTGGTGCTGTGCCCCTTCCTCTGGGACGGGCGCCTGCTCGCCGAGCGCGACAAGAAGGTGCTCCGGTTCCACGATCCCGACGACGACGCCCGGGTGCTCGACGTGCACACCGACCAGCGGGGCGAGCCCAAGCGGGACAACCTCGAGCTGGCCCGCCGCCAGCGCCACGAGGAGAACCTGCGCCTCGCCTACGTCGCGCTCACGCGCGCTGCGCATCACGCCGTCGTCTGGTGGGGCCGGTTCAGCGAAGCCGAGGAATCCCCGCTCGCCGCGCTGCTGCACCGCCCCGCCGGGACGGACTCGTTCGAGGCCGGCAAGGCCGCGGGCGCGCGCGACGAGGCCGACCTGCGCGCCGACCTCGGGTCGCTGGCCGATCGGAGCCGCCGGGAGGCGGCGGTCGACGAGGGCCCGATCATCGGGATCGAGGAGCTCGCTGCCCCCCCGGACGCGCCGGAGCCGTGGACCCCGCCCACCATGGGCGAGGCCGGTCCGTTGGCGGTGCGGCCGTTCGCGCGACGCCTCGACCGCGCCTGGCAGCGTGCGAGCTTCACCCGCCTCGCTCGCCACATCGAGACCCCACCGGAGGAGGCGCGGGGCGAGCTCGGTCGGGGCGACGACGAGGCCGACCAGCTCGAACTCGTCGACGCCACGGCCGGCCTCGACCACCCGGCCGCCGGCCCGGAGCCCGACCTGCCGCTCGCCGATCTCCCACGGGGGCCGGCCTTCGGCGACGCCGTGCACCGGATCCTGGAGCTCACCGACTTCCGCGCGGCCCCAGGGGTCGGCGACGGGTTGGCGTCGGTTACAGGGGTCGGCGACGGGTTGGCGTCGGTTACAGGGGTCGGCGACGGGTTGGCGTCGGTCACCGATCGGATCGTCGCTCGCTCCAGCGTGCTCGATGCCAGCCATCGCGACCGCCTGGTCGCCGGGCTCGGTGGCGTGCTGGCGACTCCCCTCGGAGCGGATCTCGGGGACGCACGACTGAGCGACATCCCTCGAGCCGACCGGTTGGACGAGCTCGCGTTCGAGCTGCCGCTGGCGGGCGGGGACGAGCCCACCGGGTGGGTCACGCTCGCGCGGCTGGCGGAGGTCCTGGACGCACACCCGGACGGGCGCGACGTCGCCGAGGTGCTGCGCACCGGGCCGCACGATCGCCGGGTGCGGGGTTTTTTGACCGGATCGGTGGACCTCGTGGCCCGCATCCCGGTGGCGGGCCGGAAGCGCTACCTCGTCGTCGACTACAAGACCACGTGGCTCGGCGAGCGCGCGGACCCCGCGAACGATGTGCCCGCGGAGCGCTCCACCGTCTGGCACTACCGCCCCGAGGCCCTGCACGCGGCCATGCGCCCGCACGCGTACCAGCTCCAGGCCGTGCTCTACCTCGTGGCCGTGCACCGGCATCTGCGCAGCCGGCTCGGCTCCGCCTACGACCCAGACCGCGACCTGGCCGGGGTGGCCTATCTCTTCGTCCGCGGCATGGCCGGTGCCGCCGCGAGGCGCGCGGACGGCGGCTCGTGCGGGGTGTGGGCGTGGCACCCGTCCGGTCGGCTCGTCGAGGACTGCAGTCAGCTGCTCGCGACCGGATCGGAGGGCGCGTGA
- a CDS encoding ABC transporter permease, whose amino-acid sequence MGPSALVLGFLVVLPLILLVYFGLLSGPGVDGPITGAEWRGIVSDPAFYGRLLARSLILGLAAAAITIAIGWPTAWALSRHAVRVRSLYLALIIIPHLTSSLLLIYAMYVLLQPGGPLMAALGATGVADASDTILFTRWAVLIMLAYLFLPFMVMALYASVERIDSTMLLAARSLGANGWQRFWHIVFPVTLPGIMAGLVIVFTPAAGSFVEAQILGGTDGMMFGTVISEQVSRVNNQPRAAAMSIILLVSILLLLAALRAAGQRSFPGAMRRERTR is encoded by the coding sequence ATGGGGCCCAGTGCCCTGGTCCTGGGGTTTCTGGTGGTGCTGCCGCTGATCCTGCTGGTCTACTTCGGGCTGTTGAGCGGCCCGGGGGTCGACGGTCCGATCACCGGCGCGGAGTGGCGCGGCATCGTCTCGGATCCCGCCTTCTACGGGCGGCTGCTCGCTCGCTCGTTGATCCTGGGACTGGCTGCGGCCGCCATCACGATCGCGATCGGATGGCCGACCGCTTGGGCCCTCTCGCGCCACGCGGTCCGCGTGCGGTCGCTCTATCTCGCCCTGATCATCATCCCGCACCTCACGTCCTCGCTCCTGTTGATCTACGCGATGTACGTGCTCCTCCAGCCGGGGGGGCCGCTCATGGCCGCCCTGGGCGCCACGGGCGTCGCCGATGCGAGTGACACCATCCTGTTCACCAGGTGGGCGGTGCTGATCATGCTGGCCTACCTGTTCCTGCCGTTCATGGTCATGGCGCTCTACGCCTCCGTGGAGCGGATCGACTCGACGATGCTGCTCGCAGCCCGCAGCCTCGGCGCGAACGGATGGCAGCGCTTCTGGCACATCGTGTTCCCCGTCACGCTCCCGGGCATCATGGCCGGACTCGTCATCGTCTTCACGCCTGCGGCGGGCTCGTTCGTGGAGGCCCAGATCCTCGGGGGGACGGACGGCATGATGTTCGGCACCGTGATCAGCGAACAGGTGTCGAGGGTCAACAACCAGCCCCGCGCCGCGGCGATGTCGATCATCCTGCTCGTCTCGATCCTGCTCCTGCTCGCCGCGTTGCGCGCGGCTGGCCAGCGCAGCTTCCCGGGAGCGATGCGACGGGAGCGAACCCGATGA